TCGCTCACGTCGAAGACGCCGTACTCGTTGATCTTGAACTCGCGCTCGATGGCGTAGTTGCGCAGGCGGATGTTGTGTTCCTTGCTCCCGGTGAAATACTGGAGCGCGCTCCCGAACTCCTCGGGGTCCACGACGCGCAAATCTACGCGCTGGCCGTCCGAGCGCACGCTCGCTTTGTCCGTTCCGGCCTCGATGACTTCGTCGGTCTCCGTCCAGTCGGTGAACGCGTCGATGACCGCCTGTCGGTCCTCGCTCCCGACCAGCACGTCGATGTCGCCGATGGTCGGCTTCCAGCGGCGGAGCGACCCCGCGAGTTCGCACCGACCCGCCTCCGGAATCGCCTCGAAGAAGTCGAGGGCCGCCTCGCCAACAGGTCGGGCATCGCCGAGCAGTTCCCGGCCCTGCGACTGGCGGGCGAACTGGATGCCCTCCAAGATGTTCTGCTCGGTCTTCTCGCCGAACCCGGACACCTCCCGAATCTCGCCCTCGCGGGCCGCGTTTTCGAGGTCGTCCAAGTCCCGCACGTCCAGTGCCCGGTAGAGATCGCCGACCGTCTTCGGGCCGACGCCCTCGACGCTCGTGAGTTCAGCCATCTCGACCGGCATCTCCGCGCGCTTTTCCTCTAACTGCTCGAAGGTGCCGGTCTCGACGGTCTCCACGACTTTCTCCGAGATGGACTCGCCCACGTCCTGAATCCGCTGGACGGCTTCGGGTCCCTCGGCGGCCAGTTCCTCAATGTTCTCGGGGGAGTCCCGGATGCTCTCGGCGGCCCGCTCGTACACCTTCGGCTTGTAATCGACACCTTGGGCGGCCAGCAGGTCGGCGTACGCTTCGAGTACATCGGCGATTTCGGCGTTTCGTGACATGGTTAGAATCGTCCGCGACTGCCCGCGTCGTCGCGCCCGAGCGCTTGCTTGAGAAACGACATCCAGCGCTTCTGGTCGGCGGCCTCCTTGGCTTGGCTCTCGCGTTCGAGGTCGGTCGGACCGAGGCTTTCGAGCGCGTTGAGCGCCCGGTCGATGCCGACGACGGCGGCCACGAGGTCCTCGCCCTCCTCGCGGGAGATGTCGCCCTCCTCCAGCAGTTGCCTGCGCTGAAGACGCTCGCGCCGGAGGTTCTTCTTGGCCTCGTCTACTCGGTCGCGCTCGCCCGCGGGAACCGTCTCCCGTCGCTTGATTTCGAAGACGAACTCCCGGAGGTCTATCTCCTCACCCTGCACGTCGATGGTCTCTGGGATGTCCGCGCCGACCGTCGCGCCCTCGCGCTCGACGCGTTCGAGCAGTTGCTTGCGCTCGTACTCCTTCACGTCTCGTTCTCGGTGCGCCACCGCCAAAAATTCGCCGGGAGCGCGACCCGCCTGCTGGACCGCGCCCGAATCGCCTCGTCGCCCGCGTTGACGCCTCGTCACAGATACGGGCGACGACTGCCGGGGCATGCGCCCCAGAAATAATCGCCCGGCGGCGCTATGACTCCGTTCAAAGCATAGGTGCGTGGGGTGATTACGAAGGTGCATGAAAAAGCCCGGAGAGGTGTTCGCGGACGCGAGCGTCTACGACCCCGGTATCGAGGCCATCGTGCCGCGGTACGACGAACTCCACGACACCATCCTCAACGCACCGCCACACGACCGAAGCGACCCCGTGAACGTCCTCGAACTCGGCGCGGGGACCGGCGAACTCACGACCAAACTCCTGACTCGGTTCCCCGACAGCGAGGTGCTGGCGGTTGACCACAGCGACCAGATGCTCGACGAGGCCGAGCGGAAACTGGAGACGTTCGGCGACCGCGCGACCCTCCGGTCGGGCGCGTTCCCCGACGACTACCCGAACGCGGACGGTGAGTACGACCTCGTGGTCTCCTCGCTGGCGATTCACCACCTCGACGAGACCGGGAAGCAGGACCTCTTTGACGCCATCTACGAATCGCTCGCGCCCGGCGGATGGTTCATCAACGGCGACGTGGTTCGGTTCGACGCGCCCCACCTCGAAACGCTCTCGGAGGACATGATAGAGAACTGGGTCCGCTCGAAGGGATGGGACGAGTCGGCGTTCATGGACGAGTGGGAGGCCAGCGACGACTACGACGACCCCTCGACGCTGACCGACCAGTTGGTCTGGCTCAGGAACTCTGGCTTCGAGTCGGTTACGTCCATCTGGCAGTATTACAACTTCGCGGTGTACGGCGGCGGCAAGGCCGAGTAGACCCCTTGGGGTCACTCCCGACGGGCGACGAGCAAGGTCGCGCCGAACAGATAGAGGAAGACGACACCGACCGGAATCGGCAGTCCGGGGAACCCGCGAGTCCAGAGCAACCACGTCGCAACCGAGAGGACGACGCCCGCGAGCACGAGCAGGCCACCCATCGCTCGCACCGGGTCGATGGTCGCCTCGACGCGCTCCTCGAACCGATAAAGCAGGACGCTCAGCGCCACGGCGGCGGCGACGACCGCCGCGCCGACCGTCCACGCCTGATACGCGGCCGCTATCGACTGGCCCTCCTGAAGCGCGAGCGCGCTCAGCGGCGTCCGGACCGCGAGACCCTCCGAAATGGAGATGCCCGAGACGTACCGAAGCTGAAAGAACGGAAAGCGGACGAACAGGACACTACCGACGCCCGAGAGCGTCGAGTAGGTGACGTTCCACGGGAGGAGCGCCGAGAGCCACGCCGCGACCACGGCCAACTCGCCCGCGTACTCGGACCGAACCCATACCATGCGCGAGACACCGAAAGCCGGGGAGTAAAAGCTACCGGGACGCAGGAGTGTCAACTCGGTGATTTTCTGGAGCGAGTCGTCAGCAGGCCTCACCTGTCGGCCAATCGCGCCCTATCCGTAGCGCAACCCGTGATTTAAGTACCACCGCTGTGATGTGGCGCGTAAACCGTCCGCGGGCCACACGACTGTCGTCGC
This genomic stretch from Halorussus pelagicus harbors:
- a CDS encoding DUF7549 family protein, translating into MVWVRSEYAGELAVVAAWLSALLPWNVTYSTLSGVGSVLFVRFPFFQLRYVSGISISEGLAVRTPLSALALQEGQSIAAAYQAWTVGAAVVAAAVALSVLLYRFEERVEATIDPVRAMGGLLVLAGVVLSVATWLLWTRGFPGLPIPVGVVFLYLFGATLLVARRE
- a CDS encoding class I SAM-dependent methyltransferase, whose product is MKKPGEVFADASVYDPGIEAIVPRYDELHDTILNAPPHDRSDPVNVLELGAGTGELTTKLLTRFPDSEVLAVDHSDQMLDEAERKLETFGDRATLRSGAFPDDYPNADGEYDLVVSSLAIHHLDETGKQDLFDAIYESLAPGGWFINGDVVRFDAPHLETLSEDMIENWVRSKGWDESAFMDEWEASDDYDDPSTLTDQLVWLRNSGFESVTSIWQYYNFAVYGGGKAE
- a CDS encoding DUF5788 family protein, encoding MKEYERKQLLERVEREGATVGADIPETIDVQGEEIDLREFVFEIKRRETVPAGERDRVDEAKKNLRRERLQRRQLLEEGDISREEGEDLVAAVVGIDRALNALESLGPTDLERESQAKEAADQKRWMSFLKQALGRDDAGSRGRF